The genomic DNA TGTCTTCTTAAATAATTCTCAGATCTTCCACCATGACACAGCGGCGCTGGCGAGTGAAAGTCATTGGACTGGTCACACCCTCGCCAGTTGGGGTAGCAATGCTGAAGCTCAGGAAGCCTTCACCTCCAAGTCCCAGACCAGCCATGCATGGGCCATTCTTGACAAACAACGTTGTATTCATCACCCGGGCCATTTTTGTGATGGTGTGTACGTCTCGAGAATGAATGATGGCCGTGTGTCCGAAACCGTGTTCGTACTTTTTCGCGAGTGCGATGGCATGGTCGCGGCAGTTGGCACGAACGAATGGCACAAAGGGCATCATTTGTTCTTCCGGAACAAACGGGTTGTTCTCGTCTGTTTCGCCGTACAGAATCTGAGTATTGGCGGGCACCGTCACGCCGATCTGAGCCGCAAGCCACGATGCATCTTTTCCGATGAAATCCCGATTCAGGACGTGATGTCCACCCGGTTCCTTTGGCGGACCAAACGCTCGGGCAGTGAACGCTGCCACCTGTGAAGCATTTAATCGGTAGCCGCCGTGGTTTCCGACGGCATTCATCAGCTGGTCGAAAATCTCTTTGACGGCAAAAACTTCCTTCTCTCCGATGCACAGCAGATTGTTGTCAAACGCAGCTCCTGCAACGATTGACTTTGCTGCGTTGTCGATATCTGCCGTTTCGTCCACAACAACAGGTGGATTCCCCGGCCCTGCCACGATGGCTCGCTTCGGGCTCTGCAAAGCAGCCCGCGCGACCGCCGGGCCGCCAGTGACCACCAGCATTTTAATACCACGATGGTCAAACACAGCCTGAGCAGATTCGATCGACGGCTTGCCGATGATGTTTACCAGGTTTTGCAGTCCCGTCGCTTCGAAGATGGCTTTATTGAAGCGGCGAACGCCTTCACAGGCTATCTTTGCCCCACTTGGGTGAGGATTGCAGACGATTGTATTTCCGGCAGCAACCATATTAACAAAGTTACCAGCCAACGTCGGAAGCGAATGCGTAACAGGAGTGATCGCGCCGATGACACCGAACGGTGCGTATTCCGTAACGGTCAGGCCATTCGTGCCGCTGACTGCTTCTGTCCGCAGGGCTTCAACACCCGGAACAGTCCTGATGGCCTGAAGCTTGCCAATCTTGTGTTCGAGTCGACCGATCTTTGTTTCCTCAAACTCCAGCCGGCCAAGTTCTTCGGCCTGTGATTCACAGATGTGCTTCACAATGTCGATGGCCTTCCTGCGATCTTCCAGGGAAGCACGCGACAACTGTTCGAATCCTGATTGTGCCGCCTTCACGGCTTCATCCACAGTGTCAAAAACGCCCCAGGTGTTGGCAGGACGCGAGCTGACACCGTGTGTCGATAGTTGGCTCAACACTTCCTGTACGACCTGACGAATTGCTTGTTCTGTAGTTGCCTGCATCATCGTTTCCTAAGAAGGCCACAGCCCTTGATCCAAAGCGAGCTGACGATCGGAATCGCTCCGTTGTCGCTCTGAAAAAGATGCTCGCACCTTGCGCACATCATCCCGAATTAGAATCTGTTCACTTGTCGCGAGCTGCTTCCGCACATGCCCACTGCCTGACGTCATTCAAACGTCACCCCGTTCGCTGAAAGGCTCGCAACTTATCTTCCACCCAGGCCTCAATCTGATTTCGGGTTGGAAACCGAAATGCCATCAGTAAAAAGAGCACACCTGCAACCACGACTGACCAGACGCTCTTTTCGATCAGGATGGCCACGAGGTTGAAGAACGTTGCTCCTTCAAGAAGCGCAAAGCCAATAATCGTCTTCGTCTGCATGACTGAACAGCAGGCCGTAACGCGATCCGTCTCTGAATCCGGCACATCTGAATTTCGAGTAAGTACTCCCATCTGAGCGTTGCTGACCACCATCGGAACGATGAAGTGAGCGAACACTGCAGCCACGCCGATGCCAACGCCTAACATGGTCAAGACGTCCACCTTGCCCGGCAGATTGCCGCCGGAACTCAGCAGAACCACTCCTGAAAAAGTCAGCGTGCCGCACATCAAGGCTCCCGCGATGATCTGCATGGTCCGCGTTGCGGTCGCGATGGCAGCGGCAGACTCCGGTTTGAGATTGATCGAGCGAGCCTGGTCGGTGGCAGCGTATGGATTGTCCATTAGTCTCCCGCCCTGAAGATCGTCTGGGCCTTCACCTGAACCGTATCCACGATCCCGATGATGGCAGCATCAATTGGCAGCTCCTTCGTACCCGGAGTAAACCGAGCACTGGATCCCTGAACGCACAAAACGACCTCACCCTCGCCGGCCCCGACGGTATCAACGACAACGAACGAACGGCCGGTAGGCTTCAGGCTCTTCTGATCTTTTTCGTCCACACGCAGCGGCTCGACCAGAAACAATTTCTGTCCAACCAACGCTTCGACCTTCTGAGTCGAAACAAGACTGCCTGTGATCTTCGCAAGAAACATAAGTGGCCTTTGGCGTTTTCAGTTCGCAATGTGCCGTTTTCAAACAGAATTCAGTGATTCGAATCCGGCGATCGTCTGGCTGAAAAGTCCTTTCTGAACACTTCACCACGAAAACAAATTCTGTACACCGAACGCTAATTACAAATTGCGGCAGCCGTTTGACGAGCAACCACCAGTTCTTCATTGGTTGGAACCACCCACGCCTGAACGCGACTGTTCTCTACCGAAATACAGACATCACCCTTCAGTCGTCCGAAATTCTTTTGCTCACAGAGCGAAAGACCTGCCCACTCCATCTCCCGGCAGACATTCGTTCGAATTCGCTGGCTGTTCTCACCAATGCCTCCGGTAAAGACGATCACGTCTGCACCACCAAGCAATGCCATGTAACCGCCGACGTAAAATCTGATCGAAGCTTCAAAAAGTCTGAGAGCTTTCTCAGCACGCTCGTGCCCGTTTGAGGCAGCCTCTTCCAGATCGCGACAATCTCCGCTCAGGCCACTGATCCCAAGCAACCCGCCCTTCGATGACATTTCCGCCAGGACCTGTTCGAATGTCAGCCCGGTTGCCTTCATCACCACCGGAATCGCGTAGGCGTCAAAATCACCCACCCGATTATTGTTCGGCAGCCCTCCCTGTGGACTCATCCCCATCGACGCGGCAATACTCTCGCCATTCCGAATCGCACAAACCGAAGCGCTGCCCCCCAGGTGACAGCTAATCACTTTCAAATCATCTCGATTCAAAAGCTCTGCAATGCGGCCGGCGATGAAACGATGACTGGCACCGTGAAATCCCCATCGGCGAATCTCAAAATCCGTGTACCATTCATAAGGCACCGCATAAGCGCGATGTTCGAATGGAATCGTTTCGTGAAATCCCGTCTCCAGAGCAGCCACCAGTGGTATACCAGGGAAGGCTTTCTGAAGTTGTCGCATCGCTTTCACATAAGGAGGGTTGTGTGCAGGAGCAATGTCAGACAGTGCTTCCATCTTCTGCAACAACTCTTCGTTTACGATCCTTACGCCGCTCAGACTGCCGGCAAATACGGCTTTGAAACCGATACCAGCAACTTCATCAACAGACTTCAAACATCCGTTTTCCGAATCGGTCAGCTGCTGCAGACAAATGCCAACGGCTGCTGCATGATCCGGAATACACTGCTGAGTCTGCGCCTTGTGGTCACCAATCTCCACCGAACACGCACTTTCCGGCTGACCAATTCGGTCAATGCCGCCCCGCGCAAGCTGCGTCTCATTCGACAAATCGAAAAGACGATATTTGAAGCTGGTAGAACCCAGGTTAGCGACCAATACCTTCATGCGTCCAAAATCCTGTCTCACTGCTCAGTACACGCGTTCGTCAGAACCCGCTCTGGTCGAAATTCATTCCGAATCCCGAAACGGCTGGCCCTGCTACAGCACCGAATCGAGCAGAGATTGTTCCGGACGCGGAATCAGATGGGCTGCGATCAGCTCACCGGACTGCGATGCTGCAGCGGCACCGGCATCAACGGCGGCGCGGACGGATCCCACATCACCCTTGATAATTGTGGTCACAAAGGCAGCGCCAATATTCAGTTGTTTGACCAGAGTGACGTTGGCTGCTTTGAGCATTGCGTCTGACGCCTGCACAGCGGCAACCAACCCTTTGGTTTCAATCATTCCAATAGCTTCGTTCATGTTCGTTGAATCCGAAAAGAGACTAAGTTGAATCGAGTTCATGCTGACTCCGAGCTTCCAGTCCACCACGCTCGGAAAACAAACAGGTTCTATTTCTTCGCAGGCGCTTTGGCCTTCGGCAAAATGGCAGTGAGTTCTTCGTGTGGGCGAGGAATTACTTCAACGCTGACGACCTGACCGAGGCGAGACGCTGCTGCCGCTCCGGCATCGATCGCAGCCTTTACTGCAGCCACGTCACCCACAATAAACGCACTGACGAAACCGCTTCCGATCTTGTCCCAGGATACCAATTCAACGTTGGCGGCCTTTAGCATTGAATCGATTGCTTCGAGCATGCAGACGAAGCCTTTCGTTTCAATCATTCCTAGTGCTTCCGTAGATTTTGCCATTCGATTCGTCTTTCAAAAAAGTGAAGTTTCAGCTCTCAGAATCCCACGTGCAGCTTTCAGCAGTCGTTGACAGAAACGTTGTCTTCGGTATGCCGGAAGCTGAACATCAAAGACTCTCTCAATGTTTACACTTGCAAGGCTCTGCCTTCAGCAATTCCACTTTGGTCGCGTGATCCAGGTCGACCGCATTTCCTTCATCTGTATCCAGATGAACTTCCAGCTTGATACCTTTGCCTGCTCGAACGACCAGATCTTCAAGAACGGTCGTGCACCCGGGTGATTCAATGCGAAGATTCATCTTTTCGCCGTCTGCCACGCCGTAATATGTCAGATCATCCGGGTTCATGTGAACGTGGCGGGCTGCTCGAATCACGCCCTGAGCCAGTTCCACGACGCCTTTCGGCCCAACAAGAACACACCCCGGTGTCCCCTGAACGTTACCGCTGATCCGAACGGGAAGGTCAATGCCCAGCGAAATGCCATCCGTAAAGGCAAGCTCCACCTGTGAATCACCGCGACAGGGGCCGAGCACGCGAACATTCGGAAGCATGCGCCGTCTGGGACCCACCACCGCCACGGTTTCCGCAGCAGCGTAATAACCGTCCTGGTAGAGATCCTTTTCCGGGGTCAGAGTCGCGCCGCGACCAAACAGAATTTCGACATGCTCCTGAGTCAGGTGCACGTGTCGCGCGGAGATGTTAACAACCAGAGGACTGCGTCCCGCAACCGGCACGGGCTCAGCCGATGCCGATACGGTCTCAGATCGCATCACGGGAATACCGCTGGCAGGTGCCAAAGCGCTGTTCAGCTGGCGACCGAGAACTCCACGAACAATACGTTCAATTTCAGATCGATCGAGTGTTGCTGTACTCACAGAAGACTCTCACTCCGGCGACGAGACAAACGTCGGCAATCGCTATGTTCAGACCATCGTCCGTGAGATAAATGAACCGCAATCCTCGCGGTTCTTCCTGATGACTTTCAGCTGCTTCGGGATTCAAATTCAGACGCACTTCCGACCGGCGTTGTCTTTCCGAAGATTTTCGAAAAGTTGATTCCGCTGGCGACTGCAGCTCGACGCCATCAGTCATCCGACGGCAGCCCAGCGACCAGCGGTGATGCACCAGCTTCCACAAACTCCAGGCGTATACCCCGCGCCCCCAGTGTCTGTCTCCATTCGTCAGAGATACCATCGTCAGTCACGACGTCGTGAACCGCATCCAATGGGCAGAGGTGTGATAAAGCTCGCTGACCGAACTTACTGCTGTCAGCCACAAGAGTTACCCGATCCGCAGCCTTTATCATTTGACGTTCGGTTTCGACAAGCAGAGCGTTACTGTTGAAGAGTCCTTCCGCCGTAATCCCTCCGGTCCCCATCACCAGTCGACCGGCATGAACAGTCTTCAGCGCGGCCACAGCAAGTTCTCCCAGGGCCACACCTGTTTTCGGGTACAAATATCCGCCAATAAAAATCAACTCGATCTCAGGGCGATTCATCAGCAGCGACGCGATAGGCATCGAATTCGTGAGCACCTGCAGCGGCTTGCCGGTCAGATAACGAGCCACTTCAAGCGTTGTTGTCCCACCGTCCAGAAGAATGGTTTCCCCCGGACTAATCATGTCCACCGTGTGCTGAGCAATTCGTTTTTTCTGCCGGGACGCACGGACTCGCCGCGAATCGAAATCCGCGATCGACTCCCCCGCGTAAGAAGCCCCTCCCCGGGTCCGCTGAATCTGGTCCTGGGCCTCCAGGTACTCCAGATCCCGCCGAATTGTGGATTCACTCGCCCCGATCTCAGCAACCAGATGCTGCAATGAGACAAACCCGAGCTCCTCGGTAATTCGGAGTATTTTGGATCGTCGTTCTTCCAGAAGCATTCAATCACTTTCAGATATGCTCAATAAGTACGCACAATCATCCATCAACAATCATCCAAATGCAAGTATATGATTGCATTTTGACAGATTTTGACTGAACTTATCTCAAATTGCCAAACAACACCATAGCCCCTATCCGTCACCATCACCCTATTCCGCATTGACGAACAGATCTGCGGCGAAGTGAAATTGATGGATGACCATTCATTCGGCAATGGGTCCCGGGGGAACTGGATTGTGGACTGATTGGTTCTGAAGATTGACATCAACTGGTTGCTGGAAATTTCACATTGCATCGATCAAGATGGCTGAGTGGCAACCAGCCCCTTTCTTCCTTCGCGAAGGATTCCTGTCAGATGCGAAGGCTTTGCTGGTTCCGTTATGCCAACGACTCGCAGGGTATGGATACCCGGGAAAGGAATCTGTCGGTATGGAAAACAGTCGCCTGCCATCGCAGCATCTGGTGCACGGATTACGCAGACTGGTGCATGATCTGCACTCCCGCGAACCACTGCCCGGCCATGGGCTCAGTGGAATTATCTGCGGTACAACGGATTTGATTTCATTTCACCGCGAATCCGCTCAGTATTGCGGCGAAGACATACCGTTGCTTGTTGAACAGCACGGTTTCGAATCGATCGCATGGCTTCTTCTGTCAGGCGAACTCCCGTCGGAGGATCAGCTGGCAGACCTGCAGGCGATCGTGGCAGACGCAGCCGTGATTGATTGCACGGCGGCCGAAATGCTGGAGCGAATTCCTCTGAGCACTCGCCCACTGGACCTGCTTCCTTTGTGTGTCTCGATCCTTTCGTTCTTCGATCCCACGCCCCACGATCAGTGCCAGGAAGCAACGCGGTCAAGAGTCTGGCGCCTGCTGGCGCAACTCCCGGTGGCTCTGGCTGCAGGTCTCGGGAAACCACTGGTCGATGGCAGTCTGCCTGACAGCGATTCCGCAGTCACTCTCTCCTGGGCAGGTCGACTGCTGCATTGCCTTCGCGATCAGTCGAATCCACCGGGACCGACAGAAGACGCGGCCATGAATGCACTGATGGCTTGCGAGTGCCTGACGGAAATGCGGCCCGCATGTTTCGCAGCTCGATTTGCAGGAAGTACCGTCAGCAATATTACGGCTGCCATGCAGTCGGCTTCAGTCATGTTTGTTTCGCAGTTGCGCAATGATCCTTTTGCCTGGGCATCAGATGTCTTGCTCGGGCTGGACGGCCCTGCGGGGGCGGAGGAATGGCTCCGGAAACGGGAAGGGCAGCCCATGCCTTTTGGGTTTGGCGCCCGCACCTCAGATCCTCGCCCTGAGATCCTGCGCGAACACTGCCGGAGCATGCTTGGCAGCCATCGGCGGATTGTCCTTGAAGCATCCGCATGCCGGCTGGAAAGGTTGCTGGAAAAACGAGAATTATTTCCAACCACAGACTGGGCTGCTGCACGTCTGATGACGCTGCTGAATATTCCGGCTGATCGACAGGCTCTGGTGGTTGGAATGGCCAGAATCGTGGGGTGGGCCGCGCAGGCGATTGAACAACAGTCGGCCGGAGTCTCTTTGCTGCCGGTTCTTGAATACGGGGCGCAGTCGAAAACGACCGCGATTTCAAACGACTGAGCTTCGAACTCCTTCCCCGTCCGTTACGATGGGCGAGGTATTTGCGGACACGACCCATAGCCCGAATTCCTGAACCATGAGCTTCGCCTTTCAGCAATGTATTCATCCCGATTGCCTGTCCACGTTTGACGTTGGGCAGATTCTGACGGCTTGTCCCAAATGCGGTTCTCTGCTGGACATTAATTACGACTGGAACCAGCTGCCGGTTCCGAAGAGTATGGATGTCTTTCAGCAACGATGGAGCAATCGTCTGAATCCGCTTGATTTCAGCGGCGTCTGGCGTTTCCGTGATTTGCTGCCGTTCGCCCCTGATGACCAGATTGTGACCATTGGTGAGGGGCAAACACTTCTGCAACGCAATGACCGTCTGGCAAAGCAATGTCGCATGGACGCCGGTTGCCTGTATCTGCAATACGAGGGCCTGAATCCGTCCGGCAGTTTTAAAGACAATGGAATGACGGCCGCTTCCACCCATGCTCGCATGGTTGGGGCTCGAATGACGGCCTGCGCATCAACGGGGAATACCAGCGCTTCGCTTGCCATCTACGCGGGAGTCACCGGGCATTTCGAATGCGTCGTCTTCGTCGGCAGTGGAAAAATTGCCTATGGAAAGCTTTCGCAGGCACTGGACTACGGAGCGAGGACGATTCAGATTCGTGGCGATTTTGATGACGCCCTGGCGCGTGTTCGGGAAATCTGCGCGAAGCATCCCATCTACCTCTGCAACAGTGTGAATCCATTTCGACTGGAAGGCCAGAAGTCGATCATGTATCGAATTCTGGAAGGTCTCGGATGGCAGACGCCCGACTGGATCGTTGTCCCCGGAGGCAACCTGGGCAACAGCAGTGCCTTTGGAAAAGCGTTCGCAGAGCTCAAACAACTTGGTCTGATTGATCGCATTCCGCGTCTCGCAATCATCAATGCTCAGGGAGCAAGTACTCTGGATGAACTTGTGAATCAGCATTCACTGACATGGAATAACGGGCGCACAGACCAGAAGGACATTGGTGGTTTCTATGCCGAAATGGACGCCAGCGGTCACCGTGCCAATACCCTCGCCAGTGCGATTGAAATCAACCGTCCTGTGAATCTGGAAAAAGCTCTGCGTGCCATCGATGTTTGTAACGGTGTTGTTCGCAGCGTACCTGATCAGGCAATCGTCGACGCGAGGGCGATGATTGCCGCCACGGGATTTGGATGTGAACCCGCCAGTGGAGCAACAATCGCGGGACTGAAGCTTCTGCGTGAAGAAGGTCTCATTTCTGCCAGCGATCGGGTGGCCTGCGTGTTGACGGGCCATCAGTTGAAGGACCCGGATCTGACGGTCGCCTATCACTCCGGCAACTCAGAACTCCACGCAAAAAAACTGATACCTGCCGGTGTCACGTCGATGCCATTTGCAAATTCGCCCGTTGTTGTTGATAACAACGAACACGCAATACTGTCAGCGCTGGGAATGTCCGCCTGACGGAAGGTCATGCGTGGGAGTAATTCCCCGGCATCCTGTCGTACGGTTTTCTGCAGATTGTCATAAGAATTCCTGCTGGGGAAACTCATCAAAGTCCCCGTCGCCCTCCTCGGAGAATCCCATGAAAGCAATGTTGCTGTCTGAATATAAGAAGCTTCAGGTCGTTGAATTTGATAAACCGGAAATCGGACCCAACGACGTGCTCGTTCAGGTGCGAGCCTGTGGCATTTGTGGAAGTGATATTCATGGTTACGATGGAAGCACAGGTCGACGGATTCCGCCGCTTGTCATGGGCCATGAAGCCGCCGGCGTCGTGGCCGAGGTTGGCAGCGCGGTCCATAAATTTCAGCCTGGTGACCATATCACGTTTGATTCAATGGTGTCGTGCGGCAGTTGCCGATTCTGTCGCGATGGATTTGCAAACCTGTGTGACAATCGAATGGTGCTCGGTGTTTCCTGTGGGGATTACCGGCGTCACGGAGCGTTTGCTGAATACGTGGCGGTTCCGCAGCACATTTGCTTTGCGATTCCCCAATCGCTTCCGTTCGAACACGCGGCAATGATCGAAGCGGTCTCCGTGGCCGTCCACGCGGCGAATCGGACTCCGGTAAAGCTGGGCGATACAGCGGTCATTGTTGGAAGCGGGATGATCGGATTGCTGGTCGTCCAGACAATGCGACTGGCCGGCTGTTCGCAAATCATTGCTGTCGACCTCGAACAAAGTCGGCTGGATGTTGCCAGAAAACTTGGTGCGAATGCGGGACTGAAGGCCGATGCCTGTGATGTGGCAGAGGAAGTGCGCAAGCTGACTGGAGGCCGCGGGGCCGATGTGGCGATTGAAGTTGTTGGGGCAACAGCACCAATCCGGACGGCCGTTGACTCCGTCCGAAAAGGCGGCTCCGTCACGCTGGTTGGTAATCTGTCGCCGAAGGTTGAATTGCCTCTGCAATCGATCGTGACTCGGGAAATCACGGTCTATGGCTCCTGTGCTTCCAATGGCGAATACCCGGCCTGTATCGCGTTGCTGGAAAGCGGAGCGATTCAGGTCGAACCACTGATCACTGCCAAAGCATCACTGAATGACGGTCCCAAATGGTTTGAACGGCTCTATGCAGGCGAAGCCGGCGCGATGAAGGTGATCCTGGATCCAACCATCTAAGGACTTTCTCAAAGAGCAGCCTCGAACGTTCATCCACGTGTTGGATCGTGTGGTGTTTTGATCCTGGTGCAGTTCGCCTCATTATCATGGTTGCAGCTCTCCGGCGGCGGATCAGCGAGACCCGGAATGACAAGATCTGAGGCGGACGCTCCAGTGCGAGCAATCATCAGTTGGTTGGTTGCTCCATGAGGTGGCGAATTTTGGTGGTCAACGCATTGGCCGGGAATGGCTTGGAGAGGAACGCTTCTTTTTTTCCCTTCATATCACTACTCTCGGGTTGGTTTTCGGCGTATCCGCTCACAAAAAGTACTGGTAGTTCAGGCTGTCGTTTCCGAAGTTGCCTGGCGAGTTCGCGGCCATCAATATCCGGCATACTTAAGTCGGTGACGAGAAGACAAATATCCTGCTTGCCTTCGGACATCAGGGAAATGGCCTCCGCACTATTCGCAGCCGTCAGCACATCATAGCCATGCCGTCGAAGCACATAATGGCAGTAGTCCTGGACTGCCGGTTCGTCTTCAACCAGCAGTATAGTGCCCGTCCCAGCCGTTGGTGGAGCCATTTCCGGCTTCGTTGACGACGTGGGAGTTCCGGTCGATATGGGTAAATAGACAACAAACGTAGCGCCGGCGGTTCCACTCTGGACGTCGATTTGTCCGCCAGCCTGCGTGACGATTCCATGAACGACGGAAAGTCCAAGCCCCGTTCCTTTTCCCCTGGGTTTTGTAGAATAGAACGGTTCAAAGAGGCGGACTCTGCTTGTTTCATCAAGGCCCACACCGGAATCTGCTACCGTTATCGTCGCAAATCGACCTTCGGAAAGTTCCCCCGTTGTCAGTAAGAGCGACGAGGGAAGTTCGCAGGTTTGAATGTGGACTCTCAGGATTCCGCCGGCCGACATGGCATCGCGGGCATTGACGCAAAGATTCAGCAATACCTGATCCATTTGCACAGGATCAATATCCACATAGCAGGATTCCTCAGGAGTATCGAATTGGACATGAATGTCAGGACCGGCGATTCGGACGATGATCGCTTCGATCCGTGAGACCCATTCGACCAGGTCGATCGTCTGAGGTTCGACGACCGCTTTTCTGCTGAAGACAAGCAACTGAGAGACTAAAGCGGCCGCTCGGGTTCCAGCTTCATTGATGGCATGGACGTGTTCGATTGCAGCATTGTGTTCGATTGCAGCATTGTGTTCGATTGCAGCATTGTCTTCTTCCAGCGTTGACAGCAATAGTTCACTGAATCCGTTAATAACAGTCAGCAGATTGTTGAAATCGTGTGCTACTCCTCCGGCCAGACGTCCGATGGCCTCCATCTTCTGCGATTGCACCAGATCCGCTTCCAGTTGCTTTCGAGCCGTCATATCCAGCAACCAGCCAATGATCTGACGTGGCCTGCCGTCTGCCTCCCTGTAGAGAATGGTCTCTCTGGAAAGACACCAAATCCACCGGCCATCCCCTGTCTGCAGACGATACTCGTACTCGTAAACTTCGCTGTCTGATGATTCAATTCGACGTTGCCAGTATGCTTTCAGTTGAGCGACGTCATCCGGATGCACCTGTTGTCGAAATCTTTTCAGTGCCAGACCTGAGGGGGCATCAACATCAAATCCGGTAATCTGCGCGAAGACGGGATTGACGTAAGTCATCGATTTGGAAGGAACGTCGTAGACGTAGAGGCCATTGGGAGAAGAAGACAGAATCGCCT from Planctomycetaceae bacterium includes the following:
- a CDS encoding aldehyde dehydrogenase family protein, which produces MQATTEQAIRQVVQEVLSQLSTHGVSSRPANTWGVFDTVDEAVKAAQSGFEQLSRASLEDRRKAIDIVKHICESQAEELGRLEFEETKIGRLEHKIGKLQAIRTVPGVEALRTEAVSGTNGLTVTEYAPFGVIGAITPVTHSLPTLAGNFVNMVAAGNTIVCNPHPSGAKIACEGVRRFNKAIFEATGLQNLVNIIGKPSIESAQAVFDHRGIKMLVVTGGPAVARAALQSPKRAIVAGPGNPPVVVDETADIDNAAKSIVAGAAFDNNLLCIGEKEVFAVKEIFDQLMNAVGNHGGYRLNASQVAAFTARAFGPPKEPGGHHVLNRDFIGKDASWLAAQIGVTVPANTQILYGETDENNPFVPEEQMMPFVPFVRANCRDHAIALAKKYEHGFGHTAIIHSRDVHTITKMARVMNTTLFVKNGPCMAGLGLGGEGFLSFSIATPTGEGVTSPMTFTRQRRCVMVEDLRII
- a CDS encoding EutN/CcmL family microcompartment protein, yielding MFLAKITGSLVSTQKVEALVGQKLFLVEPLRVDEKDQKSLKPTGRSFVVVDTVGAGEGEVVLCVQGSSARFTPGTKELPIDAAIIGIVDTVQVKAQTIFRAGD
- a CDS encoding acetate/propionate family kinase → MKVLVANLGSTSFKYRLFDLSNETQLARGGIDRIGQPESACSVEIGDHKAQTQQCIPDHAAAVGICLQQLTDSENGCLKSVDEVAGIGFKAVFAGSLSGVRIVNEELLQKMEALSDIAPAHNPPYVKAMRQLQKAFPGIPLVAALETGFHETIPFEHRAYAVPYEWYTDFEIRRWGFHGASHRFIAGRIAELLNRDDLKVISCHLGGSASVCAIRNGESIAASMGMSPQGGLPNNNRVGDFDAYAIPVVMKATGLTFEQVLAEMSSKGGLLGISGLSGDCRDLEEAASNGHERAEKALRLFEASIRFYVGGYMALLGGADVIVFTGGIGENSQRIRTNVCREMEWAGLSLCEQKNFGRLKGDVCISVENSRVQAWVVPTNEELVVARQTAAAICN
- a CDS encoding BMC domain-containing protein, yielding MNEAIGMIETKGLVAAVQASDAMLKAANVTLVKQLNIGAAFVTTIIKGDVGSVRAAVDAGAAAASQSGELIAAHLIPRPEQSLLDSVL
- a CDS encoding BMC domain-containing protein, which gives rise to MIETKGFVCMLEAIDSMLKAANVELVSWDKIGSGFVSAFIVGDVAAVKAAIDAGAAAASRLGQVVSVEVIPRPHEELTAILPKAKAPAKK
- the pduL gene encoding phosphate propanoyltransferase; this encodes MSTATLDRSEIERIVRGVLGRQLNSALAPASGIPVMRSETVSASAEPVPVAGRSPLVVNISARHVHLTQEHVEILFGRGATLTPEKDLYQDGYYAAAETVAVVGPRRRMLPNVRVLGPCRGDSQVELAFTDGISLGIDLPVRISGNVQGTPGCVLVGPKGVVELAQGVIRAARHVHMNPDDLTYYGVADGEKMNLRIESPGCTTVLEDLVVRAGKGIKLEVHLDTDEGNAVDLDHATKVELLKAEPCKCKH
- a CDS encoding DeoR/GlpR family DNA-binding transcription regulator — encoded protein: MLLEERRSKILRITEELGFVSLQHLVAEIGASESTIRRDLEYLEAQDQIQRTRGGASYAGESIADFDSRRVRASRQKKRIAQHTVDMISPGETILLDGGTTTLEVARYLTGKPLQVLTNSMPIASLLMNRPEIELIFIGGYLYPKTGVALGELAVAALKTVHAGRLVMGTGGITAEGLFNSNALLVETERQMIKAADRVTLVADSSKFGQRALSHLCPLDAVHDVVTDDGISDEWRQTLGARGIRLEFVEAGASPLVAGLPSDD
- a CDS encoding citrate/2-methylcitrate synthase → MAEWQPAPFFLREGFLSDAKALLVPLCQRLAGYGYPGKESVGMENSRLPSQHLVHGLRRLVHDLHSREPLPGHGLSGIICGTTDLISFHRESAQYCGEDIPLLVEQHGFESIAWLLLSGELPSEDQLADLQAIVADAAVIDCTAAEMLERIPLSTRPLDLLPLCVSILSFFDPTPHDQCQEATRSRVWRLLAQLPVALAAGLGKPLVDGSLPDSDSAVTLSWAGRLLHCLRDQSNPPGPTEDAAMNALMACECLTEMRPACFAARFAGSTVSNITAAMQSASVMFVSQLRNDPFAWASDVLLGLDGPAGAEEWLRKREGQPMPFGFGARTSDPRPEILREHCRSMLGSHRRIVLEASACRLERLLEKRELFPTTDWAAARLMTLLNIPADRQALVVGMARIVGWAAQAIEQQSAGVSLLPVLEYGAQSKTTAISND
- the thrC gene encoding threonine synthase, giving the protein MSFAFQQCIHPDCLSTFDVGQILTACPKCGSLLDINYDWNQLPVPKSMDVFQQRWSNRLNPLDFSGVWRFRDLLPFAPDDQIVTIGEGQTLLQRNDRLAKQCRMDAGCLYLQYEGLNPSGSFKDNGMTAASTHARMVGARMTACASTGNTSASLAIYAGVTGHFECVVFVGSGKIAYGKLSQALDYGARTIQIRGDFDDALARVREICAKHPIYLCNSVNPFRLEGQKSIMYRILEGLGWQTPDWIVVPGGNLGNSSAFGKAFAELKQLGLIDRIPRLAIINAQGASTLDELVNQHSLTWNNGRTDQKDIGGFYAEMDASGHRANTLASAIEINRPVNLEKALRAIDVCNGVVRSVPDQAIVDARAMIAATGFGCEPASGATIAGLKLLREEGLISASDRVACVLTGHQLKDPDLTVAYHSGNSELHAKKLIPAGVTSMPFANSPVVVDNNEHAILSALGMSA
- a CDS encoding galactitol-1-phosphate 5-dehydrogenase, which produces MKAMLLSEYKKLQVVEFDKPEIGPNDVLVQVRACGICGSDIHGYDGSTGRRIPPLVMGHEAAGVVAEVGSAVHKFQPGDHITFDSMVSCGSCRFCRDGFANLCDNRMVLGVSCGDYRRHGAFAEYVAVPQHICFAIPQSLPFEHAAMIEAVSVAVHAANRTPVKLGDTAVIVGSGMIGLLVVQTMRLAGCSQIIAVDLEQSRLDVARKLGANAGLKADACDVAEEVRKLTGGRGADVAIEVVGATAPIRTAVDSVRKGGSVTLVGNLSPKVELPLQSIVTREITVYGSCASNGEYPACIALLESGAIQVEPLITAKASLNDGPKWFERLYAGEAGAMKVILDPTI